A DNA window from Rossellomorea marisflavi contains the following coding sequences:
- a CDS encoding immune inhibitor A domain-containing protein gives MKSRKIMSVAMAAALSAGLFAVPASAHDATPVNVLKDPVSKKVHNHGEGPFDLAIANEEKLIEMLKEKGDISKNASASEAEKGLQKFLKEKSDGLKELEDDGELKEEKEKLEKKITQNKKKGKGDNNKKKHRNLDPVQEEDYDGDVREDKVLVVLMEFPDFPHNSIQEDETDMYYDDYVQKHYEDMVFGDKGYKGPNGENLVSMKQFYEQQTNGAYTVDGKVTKWYMAKHPAAYYGGNGANGSDARPRELVKEALEAVAADPDVDLSEFDQEDRYDLNGNGNTREPDGLVDHLMVVHSAVGEEAGGGSLGEDAIWSHRWNLGSVFPIKGTETDVPYWNGNMAAYDYTIQPADGAAGVFAHEYGHDLGLPDEYDTQYTGTGEAVAYWSIMASGSWAGKVPGTEPTGFSAWSKEFLQAAHGGNWLKYDEISLDELNKKGEEFYLDQANTKGTNADALKITLPDKETPVNKPFSGKYSYFSGSGNDLDNSAVVDVNLSSASSAEFSFKAWYDIEQDWDYGSVQVSEDGKQWTTIPGNITTDVDPNSQNPGNGITGKSDGWIDAKFDLSAYKGKNVKVKINYWTDVAAVYPGLYVDDIKVTADGKQVFFDDAEGTPKVKLEGFAKDTGVKKSEHYYLLEWRNHQGVDEGLAHIKRGNSLMSYDPGLVIWYADESYDDNWTGIHPGDGYLGVVDADQKPLKWSDGSVASTRYQIHDAAFSMDNAKKMFIDYRDLLGLTLTDKDTKKNPEFYDKKDYSNKAMPDAGRNVPEYGLKVKVTGQSKDKSVGRIEVSKH, from the coding sequence TTGAAGTCTAGAAAGATCATGTCTGTTGCCATGGCCGCAGCGCTCAGTGCCGGTTTATTTGCCGTCCCTGCATCCGCCCATGACGCTACTCCGGTGAACGTCCTGAAGGACCCGGTGTCGAAGAAGGTACATAACCACGGGGAAGGACCGTTTGACCTTGCCATCGCCAATGAAGAGAAATTGATCGAGATGCTCAAGGAAAAAGGGGATATTTCGAAGAATGCATCAGCTTCTGAAGCTGAAAAAGGATTGCAGAAGTTCCTGAAGGAAAAATCCGATGGCTTGAAGGAGCTTGAAGATGATGGAGAGTTGAAGGAAGAGAAAGAGAAGCTCGAGAAGAAAATCACTCAGAACAAAAAGAAAGGGAAGGGTGACAACAACAAAAAGAAACATCGAAACCTCGATCCTGTCCAGGAAGAAGACTATGACGGGGACGTAAGGGAAGACAAAGTCCTTGTCGTATTGATGGAGTTCCCTGATTTCCCGCATAACTCCATCCAAGAAGATGAAACGGATATGTACTATGACGATTATGTGCAAAAGCACTATGAAGACATGGTATTCGGTGATAAAGGATACAAAGGGCCGAATGGAGAAAATTTGGTATCCATGAAGCAGTTCTATGAGCAGCAGACGAATGGTGCCTACACGGTCGATGGAAAAGTGACGAAGTGGTATATGGCGAAGCATCCGGCTGCCTACTACGGGGGGAACGGAGCGAATGGCAGTGACGCAAGGCCTAGGGAACTCGTCAAGGAAGCACTTGAAGCCGTTGCGGCAGATCCCGATGTAGATCTTAGTGAGTTCGATCAGGAAGACCGTTATGATCTGAATGGAAATGGAAATACCCGCGAGCCGGATGGCCTTGTCGATCACCTCATGGTCGTACACTCTGCTGTCGGTGAAGAAGCGGGCGGAGGAAGCCTTGGAGAAGACGCCATCTGGTCCCACCGTTGGAACCTTGGCAGCGTATTCCCAATCAAAGGAACGGAAACCGATGTTCCATACTGGAATGGCAACATGGCCGCGTATGACTACACGATCCAGCCGGCAGACGGAGCAGCAGGGGTGTTCGCCCATGAGTACGGGCATGACCTCGGACTTCCGGATGAATATGATACCCAGTATACGGGTACTGGTGAAGCCGTTGCCTACTGGTCCATCATGGCAAGCGGAAGCTGGGCAGGGAAGGTACCTGGCACAGAGCCGACCGGATTCAGTGCATGGTCCAAGGAATTCCTCCAGGCTGCCCATGGCGGCAACTGGCTGAAGTACGATGAGATCAGCCTCGATGAGCTGAACAAAAAAGGTGAAGAATTCTATCTAGATCAGGCAAATACGAAGGGCACGAATGCAGATGCGCTGAAGATTACCTTGCCGGATAAAGAAACACCGGTCAACAAACCGTTCAGCGGAAAATACAGCTACTTCAGTGGCAGTGGAAACGATCTTGATAATTCCGCAGTCGTCGATGTGAACCTTTCATCTGCCTCAAGTGCAGAATTCTCCTTCAAAGCATGGTATGACATCGAGCAGGATTGGGATTATGGATCTGTTCAAGTAAGCGAGGACGGGAAACAATGGACAACCATCCCGGGTAATATCACAACTGATGTGGACCCTAATAGCCAAAACCCTGGCAACGGAATCACCGGGAAATCCGATGGCTGGATCGATGCCAAGTTTGACCTGAGTGCCTATAAAGGGAAAAACGTTAAAGTGAAGATCAACTACTGGACGGATGTAGCGGCAGTGTACCCTGGTTTATATGTAGATGATATCAAGGTGACAGCAGATGGGAAACAAGTATTCTTCGATGATGCAGAGGGCACACCGAAAGTGAAGCTTGAAGGATTCGCGAAGGATACGGGTGTCAAAAAATCAGAGCATTACTACCTTCTTGAGTGGAGAAATCATCAAGGAGTCGATGAAGGACTGGCTCATATCAAGCGTGGGAACAGCCTCATGTCCTATGATCCGGGTCTTGTCATCTGGTACGCAGATGAATCATATGACGACAACTGGACTGGTATCCACCCTGGTGATGGCTATCTTGGAGTGGTCGATGCGGATCAAAAACCGCTTAAATGGAGTGATGGCTCCGTTGCTTCCACCCGCTACCAAATCCATGATGCCGCATTCAGCATGGATAATGCCAAAAAAATGTTCATCGATTATCGTGACCTTCTCGGGTTGACGCTGACTGACAAGGACACAAAGAAAAATCCTGAGTTCTATGACAAGAAAGACTACTCGAACAAAGCGATGCCGGATGCAGGACGGAATGTTCCTGAATATGGCCTGAAAGTCAAAGTGACGGGTCAAAGTAAAGACAAGTCTGTAGGACGCATCGAAGTATCAAAACATTAA
- a CDS encoding tetraprenyl-beta-curcumene synthase family protein, with the protein MSIPSDPFSLMTKVYRNVFPHVHHELDQWKKRAEAIPNEELRRQALSSIEHKTFHCEGGGIMSLLSLDKKVETIRFIVAYQTISDYLDNLCDRSVSLDPDDFALLHQSMRDSLDVDAEPVNYYALREDQDDGGYLEALVRTCQGVLKDLQNYDAIKEELAQLCDYYCDLQIHKHVKQEERVERLQGWFESHRENLPDMDWYEFSACSGSTLGIFCLVSYANRADFHPSYTDKIKSGYFPYIQGLHILLDYFIDQEEDREGGDLNFCFYYEDEEHMKERLLHFLRKADEHTEGLPHAHFHRLINKGLIGVYLSDDKARKQRNVHHFSKEFINESGWITKFFYFNGKMYRKWRSRKKTS; encoded by the coding sequence GTGTCTATACCAAGCGATCCATTTTCATTAATGACAAAAGTATATCGAAATGTCTTTCCACACGTTCATCACGAGCTTGATCAGTGGAAAAAGCGGGCGGAAGCGATTCCGAATGAAGAATTGAGGCGACAGGCCCTCTCAAGCATCGAACATAAGACGTTTCACTGTGAAGGCGGAGGGATCATGTCCCTCCTTTCCCTCGATAAGAAAGTAGAAACGATCCGTTTCATCGTGGCCTATCAAACGATCAGCGATTATCTCGACAATCTGTGTGACCGGAGCGTATCCCTTGATCCGGATGATTTTGCACTCCTTCACCAGTCCATGAGGGATTCCCTCGATGTCGATGCCGAACCCGTGAACTATTACGCCCTCAGGGAAGATCAGGATGACGGCGGATACCTAGAAGCGCTGGTAAGGACGTGCCAGGGCGTCCTCAAGGATCTCCAGAACTATGATGCGATCAAGGAAGAGCTCGCGCAGCTTTGTGACTACTATTGCGATCTGCAGATACATAAGCATGTGAAACAGGAGGAGCGCGTCGAACGGCTGCAGGGCTGGTTCGAGTCCCATAGAGAGAACCTTCCCGACATGGACTGGTATGAATTCTCGGCTTGCTCCGGATCGACCCTCGGGATCTTCTGCCTCGTCTCGTATGCAAATCGGGCCGATTTCCATCCGTCCTATACGGATAAAATCAAGAGCGGCTACTTCCCTTATATACAGGGACTACATATCCTACTCGATTATTTCATTGATCAGGAAGAAGATAGGGAAGGGGGAGACCTCAACTTCTGCTTCTATTATGAAGATGAAGAGCACATGAAGGAACGGCTCCTTCACTTCCTCCGTAAAGCGGATGAACATACGGAAGGACTCCCACACGCCCATTTCCACCGATTGATCAACAAAGGGCTGATCGGCGTCTATCTGTCAGATGATAAAGCCAGGAAGCAGCGGAACGTTCATCACTTTTCAAAAGAATTCATCAATGAATCTGGCTGGATCACAAAATTCTTCTATTTCAACGGTAAAATGTATCGAAAATGGAGAAGCCGGAAAAAGACATCTTAA
- a CDS encoding alpha/beta fold hydrolase produces MWKWETDQEAKAVIVIVHGAMEHHGRYGWLIEMWRSAGYHVVMGDLPGQGMTSRSMRGHIESFEEYLIEVKDWIQAAYQFELPVFVIGHSMGGLVTVRLLQESHVNLAGVILSSPCLGLMNYPNKSVDLLSYGLNKVAPSVKFPSGLSINMATRNAEVREIDSNDSLYITKVSVRWYRELINAMKHAHQELDKMPDYPLLVMQAGDDQIVDKRAVKKWFTELSLSEMHYKEWSKCYHELYNEPEREEIFEYSKSFIESRLKTLGYIV; encoded by the coding sequence ATGTGGAAATGGGAAACGGATCAAGAAGCGAAGGCAGTCATCGTAATCGTTCACGGAGCAATGGAGCATCACGGCCGTTATGGTTGGCTCATTGAAATGTGGCGCTCGGCAGGGTATCATGTCGTCATGGGCGACCTGCCCGGCCAGGGGATGACCTCCCGGAGCATGAGGGGCCATATTGAATCATTCGAAGAGTACCTGATCGAAGTGAAAGATTGGATCCAGGCAGCCTATCAGTTCGAGCTCCCTGTATTTGTGATCGGTCACAGCATGGGAGGGCTCGTCACGGTACGTCTGCTCCAGGAATCCCACGTGAATCTTGCAGGGGTCATTCTCTCCTCGCCCTGCCTCGGATTGATGAATTATCCGAACAAGTCGGTGGATCTGCTTTCCTATGGTCTGAATAAAGTCGCTCCATCGGTTAAATTCCCATCGGGATTATCCATCAATATGGCGACCAGGAACGCTGAAGTCCGTGAGATCGACAGCAACGATTCCCTCTATATCACGAAAGTCTCTGTCCGGTGGTATCGGGAATTGATCAATGCGATGAAGCATGCTCACCAGGAGCTGGATAAGATGCCTGACTATCCATTGCTCGTCATGCAGGCGGGGGATGATCAAATCGTAGATAAACGGGCTGTGAAAAAATGGTTTACAGAACTTTCCTTGTCCGAAATGCATTATAAAGAATGGTCAAAATGTTATCATGAACTTTACAATGAGCCGGAGAGGGAGGAAATTTTCGAGTACTCCAAGTCTTTCATTGAAAGCCGGCTGAAAACGCTGGGTTATATTGTGTAA
- a CDS encoding gamma carbonic anhydrase, with protein MLYPYYNKKPIIAESAYIADYVTISGDVEIGEESSVWFNSVIRGDVAPTKIGKKVNIQDNSVLHQSPDNPLIIEDEVTVGHSVILHSCKIRKKALIGMGSIILDNAEIGEGAFIGAGSLVPQGKVIPPHTLAFGRPAKVVRELNEDDIIDMERISREYAEKAQHYKASKPL; from the coding sequence GTGCTCTATCCATATTATAATAAAAAACCGATCATTGCAGAGTCCGCATATATTGCAGATTATGTGACAATCTCCGGGGATGTCGAGATCGGGGAAGAGTCGAGCGTCTGGTTCAATTCCGTCATACGGGGAGATGTCGCCCCGACCAAGATCGGGAAAAAGGTCAATATCCAGGACAACTCCGTGCTTCACCAAAGTCCGGACAATCCCCTGATCATAGAGGATGAGGTCACCGTAGGTCACTCGGTCATCCTGCACAGCTGCAAAATCCGAAAAAAGGCGTTGATCGGAATGGGTTCGATCATCCTGGATAATGCCGAGATCGGTGAAGGCGCCTTCATCGGTGCCGGGAGCCTGGTCCCTCAGGGGAAGGTCATCCCTCCCCACACCCTCGCATTCGGCAGACCCGCAAAGGTTGTCAGGGAGCTGAATGAGGACGATATCATCGACATGGAGCGGATCTCAAGGGAGTATGCGGAAAAAGCACAACATTATAAAGCCTCCAAGCCCCTCTAG
- the metK gene encoding methionine adenosyltransferase, translated as MSTKRRLFTSESVTEGHPDKICDQISDSILDAILTNDPNARVACETSVTTGLVLVAGEITTNTYVDIPKIVRETIREIGYTRAKYGFDAETCAVLTSIDEQSADIAQGVDQALEAREGQMSEEEIDAIGAGDQGLMFGFACNETKELMPLPISLSHKISRRLTEVRKEEILPYLRPDGKTQVTVEYDENDKPVRIDTIVISTQHHPEVTLEQIQRNLKEYVIDPVVPKELIDENTKYFINPTGRFVIGGPQGDAGLTGRKIIVDTYGGYARHGGGAFSGKDATKVDRSAAYAARYVAKNIVAAGLAEKCEVQLAYAIGVAQPVSISVDTFGTGQVSEDVLVDVVRNNFDLRPAGIIKMLDLRRPIYKQTAAYGHFGRNDLDLPWERTDKADALKAEALA; from the coding sequence ATGTCAACTAAACGTCGTCTGTTTACATCTGAGTCCGTAACGGAAGGACATCCAGATAAAATTTGTGACCAAATCTCTGATTCAATTCTTGATGCTATTCTTACGAATGATCCCAATGCGCGTGTAGCTTGTGAAACATCCGTTACTACTGGTCTCGTTCTTGTTGCCGGTGAAATCACAACCAACACGTATGTCGATATCCCGAAAATCGTCCGCGAAACCATCCGTGAGATCGGATATACGCGTGCAAAATACGGTTTCGATGCTGAAACATGTGCCGTCCTTACATCAATCGATGAGCAATCGGCCGATATCGCCCAAGGGGTGGATCAGGCCCTTGAAGCCCGTGAAGGACAAATGAGCGAAGAAGAGATCGACGCCATCGGTGCCGGTGACCAGGGACTCATGTTCGGATTCGCCTGCAATGAAACGAAGGAGCTTATGCCTCTTCCGATCTCCCTTTCTCATAAGATCTCCCGTCGCCTGACTGAAGTGCGTAAAGAAGAAATCCTTCCTTACCTTCGTCCGGATGGAAAAACGCAAGTGACGGTTGAATACGATGAGAACGACAAGCCTGTCCGCATCGACACGATTGTCATCTCTACTCAGCATCATCCTGAAGTGACGCTTGAGCAAATCCAGCGCAACCTGAAGGAATATGTGATCGATCCAGTCGTTCCGAAAGAATTGATCGACGAAAACACAAAATACTTCATCAACCCGACTGGTCGCTTCGTTATCGGTGGACCACAAGGAGATGCCGGTCTGACAGGCCGTAAGATCATCGTTGATACGTATGGTGGGTACGCGCGTCACGGCGGTGGTGCATTCTCTGGTAAGGATGCTACCAAGGTTGACCGCTCTGCGGCCTATGCTGCACGTTACGTTGCGAAGAACATCGTGGCTGCAGGACTAGCCGAGAAGTGTGAAGTTCAACTTGCATATGCCATCGGTGTGGCACAACCCGTATCGATCTCTGTCGACACATTCGGAACCGGACAAGTATCCGAAGATGTATTGGTGGACGTTGTCCGCAATAACTTCGATCTTCGCCCGGCAGGCATCATCAAGATGCTTGACCTACGTCGCCCGATCTACAAACAGACGGCTGCTTACGGTCACTTCGGACGTAATGACCTTGATCTTCCTTGGGAGCGTACAGATAAGGCAGACGCTCTTAAAGCAGAAGCGCTTGCTTGA
- the pckA gene encoding phosphoenolpyruvate carboxykinase (ATP), whose translation MNTVSKSNELTQLLNGENIHQQLSVPQLVEKILQRNEGILTSSGAVRAKTGKYTGRSPQDKFIVEEASSKDKIEWGKVNQPISEESFDRLYGKVLDYLQQKEELFVFNGYAGADRKHRLPIQVINELAWHNLFAHQLFIRPEDGELSGHEPEFTIVSAPHFKADPAVDGTHSETFIIVSFEKRIVLIGGTEYAGEMKKSIFSVMNYVLPESDILSMHCSANVGLEGDVALFFGLSGTGKTTLSADPNRRLIGDDEHGWSPNGVFNIEGGCYAKCIGLTREKEPQIFDAIRFGSVLENVAVDEDTRASDYEDASMTENTRAAYPLQAMENIVDPSVAGHPNTIVFLTADAFGVLPPISKLTKEQAMYHFLSGYTSKLAGTERGITSPEATFSTCFGSPFLPLPAIRYAEMLGKKIDEHNAQVYLVNTGWTGGEYGVGSRMKLSYTRSMVQAALEGELTHVETKTDEIFGLHIPHHVPGVPDEVLQPKKTWMNEDAYESKAKELAYKFNENFKKFSMMTGEIEAKGGPLV comes from the coding sequence ATGAATACTGTGAGCAAATCAAATGAGTTGACGCAATTACTGAACGGCGAAAACATACACCAACAATTATCCGTCCCGCAGCTGGTGGAAAAAATCCTTCAGCGAAACGAAGGGATCCTGACCTCATCCGGTGCCGTCAGGGCCAAAACCGGAAAATACACCGGTCGCTCACCTCAGGATAAATTCATTGTGGAAGAAGCTTCCTCCAAAGATAAAATCGAGTGGGGCAAGGTCAATCAGCCGATCTCGGAAGAATCATTTGACCGACTGTATGGAAAGGTCCTTGATTACCTTCAACAAAAAGAAGAACTGTTCGTGTTCAACGGGTATGCGGGAGCCGACCGTAAGCACCGCCTTCCAATCCAGGTGATCAATGAGCTTGCGTGGCATAATCTGTTCGCTCATCAGCTCTTCATCCGTCCCGAAGACGGGGAGCTGAGCGGTCACGAACCGGAATTCACGATTGTATCGGCCCCTCATTTCAAAGCAGATCCCGCTGTGGATGGGACCCATTCTGAAACGTTCATCATCGTTTCGTTCGAGAAACGGATCGTCCTTATCGGCGGCACGGAGTATGCGGGTGAAATGAAGAAGTCAATCTTCTCCGTCATGAACTACGTTCTCCCCGAGTCCGATATCCTTTCCATGCACTGCTCTGCCAACGTGGGCCTTGAAGGTGATGTCGCTCTCTTCTTCGGACTGTCAGGTACAGGTAAAACGACCCTTTCTGCCGATCCCAACCGCAGGCTCATCGGTGATGACGAGCATGGCTGGTCACCGAACGGCGTATTCAATATCGAGGGGGGCTGCTATGCAAAATGCATCGGCCTGACCCGCGAAAAAGAGCCTCAGATCTTCGATGCGATCCGCTTCGGTTCCGTACTGGAGAATGTGGCAGTCGATGAAGATACCCGTGCCTCTGATTATGAGGATGCATCCATGACGGAAAACACGCGGGCAGCCTATCCCCTTCAAGCGATGGAAAATATCGTCGACCCAAGCGTTGCCGGTCATCCGAACACGATCGTATTCCTGACGGCGGACGCATTCGGTGTGCTACCTCCGATCAGCAAGCTTACAAAGGAGCAGGCCATGTACCACTTCTTGAGCGGTTATACGTCCAAGCTTGCCGGCACAGAACGCGGCATCACATCCCCTGAAGCAACCTTCTCTACCTGCTTCGGGTCACCGTTCCTCCCTCTTCCTGCCATCCGCTACGCGGAGATGCTCGGCAAGAAGATCGATGAACATAATGCCCAGGTATACCTCGTGAACACCGGATGGACCGGCGGGGAATATGGCGTCGGCAGCCGGATGAAGCTGTCCTATACGCGCTCCATGGTCCAGGCGGCACTTGAAGGGGAGCTCACCCACGTGGAGACCAAGACCGATGAAATCTTCGGGCTGCATATCCCCCATCATGTCCCTGGGGTACCTGATGAGGTGCTCCAGCCGAAAAAAACCTGGATGAATGAAGATGCGTACGAGTCAAAAGCGAAAGAACTGGCCTACAAATTCAATGAGAACTTCAAAAAGTTCAGCATGATGACAGGTGAGATCGAAGCAAAGGGCGGACCCCTCGTCTGA
- a CDS encoding lmo0937 family membrane protein gives MIWTIIGILLILWLLGLIFKIGGAVIHVLLVIAIVVFIFNRITGRKKGL, from the coding sequence ATGATTTGGACGATTATCGGTATTTTATTGATTTTATGGCTTCTTGGTCTTATTTTCAAAATTGGGGGCGCGGTGATTCACGTATTGCTCGTGATTGCCATCGTCGTGTTCATCTTCAACCGCATTACAGGGCGTAAGAAAGGACTGTAG
- a CDS encoding GRP family sugar transporter: MDIFLAILPAIFWGSIVLFNVKLGGGPYSQVLGTTIGALILSFGIYLFIQPELNSTIIIVGIVSGLFWTVGQVNQLKTFQYIGVSKTMPISTGMQLVSTALFGVIVFHEWSTTTTVILGVIALICIVVGIVFTSYEEKKGNEEESGNFKKAILTLIVSTIGYLIYVVVARLFNVDGWVALFPQAIGMFISAVILTFRHKPFNKYAIRNIIPGLIWALGNMFLFISQPRVGVATSFSLSQMGIVISTLGGIFILGERKTKKQLVLISFGIILIIIGGVLLGIAKQ, from the coding sequence ATGGATATCTTTTTAGCCATACTCCCAGCAATATTCTGGGGTAGCATCGTGTTATTCAATGTAAAACTGGGAGGCGGACCCTACAGCCAGGTACTTGGGACCACCATCGGGGCGCTTATCCTCTCCTTTGGGATTTACCTTTTCATCCAGCCAGAACTGAATTCAACGATCATCATCGTCGGAATCGTTTCAGGTCTATTCTGGACCGTCGGACAGGTCAACCAATTAAAAACGTTCCAATATATCGGCGTGAGTAAAACGATGCCGATTTCCACCGGTATGCAGCTCGTTTCCACCGCACTGTTCGGTGTCATCGTCTTTCATGAATGGTCCACCACAACCACCGTCATCCTCGGTGTGATCGCCCTGATCTGTATCGTCGTCGGGATCGTCTTCACCTCTTATGAAGAGAAAAAAGGAAACGAAGAAGAATCGGGCAACTTCAAGAAAGCCATCCTCACCCTCATCGTATCCACGATCGGTTATCTGATCTATGTCGTCGTGGCGAGGCTCTTCAACGTCGATGGCTGGGTGGCCTTGTTCCCTCAGGCGATCGGGATGTTCATCAGTGCCGTGATCCTGACGTTCAGACATAAGCCGTTCAACAAATACGCCATCCGGAATATCATTCCCGGACTCATTTGGGCACTGGGCAATATGTTCCTCTTCATCTCCCAGCCACGGGTCGGAGTAGCGACGAGTTTCTCCCTTTCCCAAATGGGAATCGTCATCTCCACATTGGGGGGAATCTTCATCCTCGGTGAGAGGAAAACGAAGAAACAGCTTGTCCTGATCTCATTCGGGATCATTTTGATCATCATCGGAGGCGTCCTGTTAGGGATTGCCAAACAATAA
- a CDS encoding SDR family oxidoreductase: protein MYNDLKDKVVVITGGSTGLGRSMAVRFGQEKAKVVINYFKDEKEALDAKKEVEEAGGQAEIVQGDVTVEADVINLVKAATEKFGTLDIMINNAGVENPVPSHEMTLDNWNKVVNTNLTGAFLGCREALKYFVENGIKGNIINMSSVHEVIPWPLFVHYAASKGGIKLMTETLALEYAPKGIRVNNIGPGAMNTPINAEKFADPVQRADVESMIPMGYIGKPEEVASVAAFLASSQASYVTGITLFCDGGMTKYPSFQAGRG from the coding sequence ATGTACAACGATTTAAAGGACAAAGTAGTCGTCATCACGGGGGGATCCACAGGGCTCGGACGCTCCATGGCTGTAAGATTCGGCCAGGAGAAAGCCAAGGTCGTCATCAACTACTTCAAGGATGAAAAAGAAGCACTGGATGCGAAAAAAGAAGTTGAAGAGGCCGGCGGACAAGCAGAAATCGTCCAAGGGGATGTCACGGTCGAAGCCGATGTCATCAACCTCGTAAAGGCCGCTACCGAAAAATTCGGGACACTGGACATCATGATCAACAACGCAGGAGTCGAAAATCCCGTCCCATCACACGAAATGACCCTCGACAACTGGAATAAAGTCGTCAACACGAACCTGACCGGAGCCTTCCTCGGCTGCCGGGAGGCCCTCAAGTACTTCGTTGAAAATGGGATCAAAGGGAACATCATCAACATGTCGAGTGTCCACGAAGTCATTCCATGGCCTCTGTTCGTCCATTATGCGGCGAGTAAAGGCGGAATCAAACTGATGACCGAAACTCTCGCTCTCGAGTATGCTCCGAAAGGGATCAGGGTCAATAACATCGGTCCCGGCGCCATGAACACACCGATCAACGCAGAGAAATTTGCCGACCCCGTGCAGCGTGCCGATGTTGAAAGCATGATTCCAATGGGTTATATCGGAAAACCTGAAGAAGTCGCATCCGTAGCGGCCTTCCTCGCTTCCTCGCAAGCAAGCTATGTGACTGGAATCACCCTCTTCTGTGATGGCGGAATGACCAAGTATCCTTCCTTCCAAGCAGGTAGGGGATAA
- a CDS encoding GNAT family N-acetyltransferase, which yields MIRQLTIEDDSICQDLITQAPAENLFIIGDIEAFGYEQDFQKVWGDFTDEGVLRGVLLRYRENYIPYAPGGYDAEGFASIINQDEEFLYISGLKDIVSKLDPFISREAKQKRHLHYAKCTQGESLDQSDLSLVKEAGIEDIPALVELLLTVPEFEHSNITVESKEHSMKAGAARSYYIEGDGRLASSASTTAENSKSAMIVGVCTHADYKKRGYASKCMSKLVGDLLEEGKELCLFYDNPDAGKIYKRIGFRDIGYWSMFSY from the coding sequence ATGATCAGACAGCTGACCATCGAAGACGACTCTATCTGTCAGGACCTTATCACCCAGGCGCCTGCAGAGAATCTATTTATCATCGGGGATATTGAAGCCTTCGGGTACGAACAGGATTTCCAAAAGGTCTGGGGGGATTTCACCGATGAAGGAGTGTTGCGCGGTGTACTCCTGAGATACAGGGAAAACTACATACCATACGCACCTGGCGGGTATGATGCAGAAGGATTTGCCTCCATCATCAATCAGGATGAGGAATTCCTCTACATTTCGGGATTAAAGGATATCGTTTCGAAGCTTGATCCGTTCATTTCCCGGGAGGCGAAGCAGAAAAGACATCTCCACTATGCCAAATGCACCCAGGGGGAATCACTCGATCAAAGCGACCTGTCCTTGGTGAAAGAAGCGGGAATCGAAGACATCCCCGCCCTTGTCGAACTCCTTCTCACGGTCCCTGAATTCGAGCACTCCAATATCACGGTCGAAAGCAAGGAACACAGCATGAAAGCCGGTGCTGCCAGGAGCTATTATATTGAAGGGGACGGCCGTTTGGCTTCCTCCGCTTCCACTACCGCAGAGAACTCGAAATCGGCCATGATCGTCGGGGTCTGCACCCATGCCGATTACAAGAAAAGAGGATACGCAAGCAAGTGCATGTCCAAACTTGTGGGGGATCTGCTCGAGGAAGGAAAGGAGCTCTGTCTCTTCTATGATAATCCAGATGCAGGCAAAATCTATAAACGCATCGGATTTCGTGACATCGGCTACTGGTCGATGTTCAGCTATTAA
- a CDS encoding biotin transporter BioY: MKMDRDRLRMIIQCGVFAAITGIFAQIEIPLPLVPISGQTLAVGLTATILGSRYGAFALVGYTAIGAAGLPVFAGMSGGAHVLVGPTGGYIVGFIAAAYVTGLILEKTSFILPMAMVANLVGMVVTLILGTIQLKFVADLGWSQAMAAGVYPFLVGGFIKAALASWLGIVVRNRLVQARLIKPAVA; the protein is encoded by the coding sequence ATGAAAATGGATCGAGACAGGTTGAGAATGATTATTCAGTGCGGGGTGTTTGCAGCGATCACGGGAATCTTTGCGCAAATCGAAATTCCCCTGCCCCTCGTGCCGATCAGCGGGCAGACTTTGGCAGTGGGGCTGACGGCGACGATTCTTGGGAGCCGCTACGGGGCTTTTGCCCTCGTCGGATACACCGCCATTGGGGCAGCCGGACTCCCGGTGTTTGCAGGGATGAGCGGAGGAGCCCATGTCCTGGTCGGTCCGACGGGAGGGTACATCGTTGGATTCATCGCGGCGGCCTATGTGACAGGATTGATCTTGGAGAAAACCTCTTTCATCCTGCCCATGGCCATGGTGGCCAATCTGGTCGGGATGGTCGTGACCCTGATCCTGGGGACGATCCAGCTGAAGTTCGTGGCAGACCTTGGGTGGAGCCAGGCGATGGCAGCAGGGGTCTATCCGTTCCTTGTAGGAGGATTCATCAAGGCGGCCCTTGCCAGCTGGCTCGGGATCGTCGTACGCAATCGCTTGGTGCAGGCAAGATTGATCAAGCCGGCAGTCGCCTGA